One window from the genome of Diospyros lotus cultivar Yz01 chromosome 11, ASM1463336v1, whole genome shotgun sequence encodes:
- the LOC127813751 gene encoding pentatricopeptide repeat-containing protein At4g19220, mitochondrial isoform X2 produces the protein MGCWTLEPKISLAIRVNPLISFLEGTASPFHQISPNKTSQFLLHSFPFRSHSNTLQRKRRNAWLFTPGPLLCLFTSAAISTAPQPFDKISLREQSLENRRFREVLDIINKLSSLKPDILSVRMVHSLVLKVGAFAHLPASTSLLIVYARSGDFQSAVALFGEILDKDVIVWNAMMTMYIENGCLGAAVDFFVAMVEEGPGFDSRTLVIAISALSNMNRLEQGQILHGLSVKTGMLSDSFLCNALIDMYAKCGELSSSECLFEAMQFKDLVSWNSMITGCVYNNNPQKSLQYFKRMASCERQADDVSLSCAIAAASTCFGEWITGQVIHGWGIKLGYDESSHISFANSIISLYSQCGYIEAAQTVFRGMIHKDVISWNSMVDGFASNGKIIEAFDLLCEMQLAGRQLDTVTVVTIVPLCAELMLLSEGRSIHGFAVRRYMGSDLSVVNSLMDMYMKCEKIKAAEQLFNTMPDRDLVSWNIVILGYSQNGQSGEAQTLFKELLYRYSHYSLSTLLAILPSCSSPEHFQFGKSIHCWQLKMGFSNYILAINSLIFMYINCGDLKASLSLFSRVSASADTSCWNTTIAGCTQNGYFEKALEYFNLMRRASNVRHDSITLVNVLSACGNLELVNEGKLLHGLSFKTLEGTEIRVQNALITMYGRLGEIESAKLVFYSSCKHNLCSWNCMISAFAQNKESKRALELFCSLEFEPNEITISTMLSACAELGLLRHGKQIHAYVLRFGFQKNTYISAALVDMYSNCGRMDLSQQMFHNLPEKSVAAWNSMISAYGFHNNGQKAIEIFDKMIESGTRPTKSTFVSLLSTCSHLGLLDEGLEDSMRLTNLSSRWQPGPNRASGVPC, from the exons ATGGGTTGTTGGACACTTGAGCCCAAGATATCGCTAGCCATTAGGGTAAATCCACTCATCTCTTTCCTCGAGGGAACAGCTTCACCTTTCCATCAAATCAGTCCAAACAAAACTTCTCAGTTTCTTCTCCACTCCTTTCCCTTTCGATCGCATTCCAACACTCTGCAACGCAAACGCCGAAATGCCTGGTTATTCACCCCTGGTCCATTGTTGTGTTTATTTACTTCTGCTGCTATTTCCACTGCCCCCCAGCCGTTCGACAAAATATCGCTTAGAGAGCAAAGCCTTGAAAATAGACGCTTTCGTGAGGTTCTTGATATCATTAATAAGCTTTCCTCCCTGAAACCTGACATTTTGAGTGTTAGAATGGTGCATtcccttgtcctcaaggtgggtGCTTTTGCACACTTGCCCGCTTCCACTTCTCTTCTAATTGTCTACGCAAGATCTGGAGATTTCCAGTCTGCGGTGGCCCTGTTTGGTGAAATTCTTGACAAAGATGTGATAGTTTGGAATGCCATGATGACAATGTACATTGAGAATGGTTGTCTTGGGGCTGCAGTGGACTTCTTTGTGGCGATGGTGGAGGAGGGACCAGGGTTTGATTCTAGAACTCTTGTGATTGCGATTTCAGCGTTGTCCAATATGAACAGATTGGAACAAGGTCAGATTTTGCATGGTTTAAGTGTGAAGACAGGGATGCTTTCTGATTCATTTTTGTGTAATGCTCTCATAGATATGTATGCAAAGTGTGGTGAGCTGAGCTCCTCTGAGTGTTTGTTTGAAGCGATGCAATTTAAAGACCTTGTTTCTTGGAATTCCATGATCACCGGTTGTGTTTATAATAACAATCCTCAGAAGTCTCTACAGTACTTCAAAAGAATGGCTTCTTGTGAAAGACAAGCTGATGATGTGAGTCTCTCATGTGCCATTGCAGCAGCATCTACGTGTTTCGGAGAGTGGATTACTGGCCAAGTCATCCATGGATGGGGGATTAAATTGGGTTATGATGAGAGCTCCCATATTTCTTTTGCCAATTCCATCATTTCACTTTATTCTCAATGCGGATACATTGAGGCCGCACAGACTGTTTTTAGAGGAATGATTCATAAGGATGTgatttcatggaattcaatggtCGATGGGTTTGCCTCAAACGGAAAAATTATTGAAGCATTTGACCTTCTGTGTGAAATGCAATTAGCAGGGCGGCAGCTAGATACTGTGACAGTAGTTACCATAGTTCCTCTGTGTGCAGAATTAATGCTATTGAGCGAAGGAAGATCTATTCACGGGTTTGCAGTTCGAAGGTATATGGGGTCTGACTTGTCAGTAGTGAACAGTCTAATGgatatgtacatgaaatgtgAAAAGATCAAGGCGGCTGAGCAGTTGTTCAACACCATGCCAGATAGGGACTTGGTCTCATGGAATATAGTTATTCTTGGGTATTCTCAAAATGGTCAATCCGGAGAAGCTCAAACTCTATTTAAGGAACTTCTTTACAGGTACTCTCACTACAGCTTGTCAACTCTTCTAGCCATTCTTCCTTCTTGTAGTTCGCCCGAACATTTTCAGTTTGGCAAATCAATCCACTGTTGGCAGTTAAAAATGGGGTTCTCAAATTATATTCTTGCAATCAATTCCCTGATCTTCATGTATATTAATTGTGGAGACTTGAAAGCTTCATTATCACTGTTTTCAAGGGTTTCTGCTTCGGCAGATACTTCTTGTTGGAACACCACAATTGCAGGCTGCACACAGAATGGTTATTTTGAAAAAGCCTTGGAATATTTCAACTTAATGAGGAGGGCATCCAATGTGAGGCATGATTCCATTACCCTAGTTAACGTTTTATCAGCCTGTGGAAATCTTGAATTGGTGAATGAAGGAAAATTACTTCATGGGCTTTCTTTTAAAACTTTGGAAGGAACAGAGATTCGAGTTCAGAATGCACTGATTACCATGTATGGGAGATTGGGGGAGATCGAGAGTGCAAAGTTGGTGTTCTACTCTAGTTGCAAGCACAACTTGTGTTCATGGAATTGCATGATATCTGCATTCGCTCAAAATAAAGAGAGTAAAAGAGCATTAGAATTGTTTTGCTCTCTGGAGTTTGAACCCAATGAAATAACCATTTCCACCATGCTCTCTGCCTGTGCCGAGCTCGGTTTACTACGGCACGGAAAGCAAATACATGCTTATGTGCTGAGGTTTGGATTCCAAAAGAACACTTATATTTCTGCCGCTCTTGTCGACATGTACAGCAATTGTGGGAGGATGGACTTGAGCCAGCAAATGTTTCACAATTTGCCTGAGAAATCTGTTGCAGCTTGGAACTCCATGATATCTGCGTATGGCTTCCATAATAACGGTCAAAAagcaattgaaatattcgacAAAATGATCGAGTCTGGAACTAGACCTACCAAGAGCACTTTCGTTAGCCTTTTATCTACTTGCAGCCATTTGGGGCTTCTTGATGAAG GTCTGGAAGACTCCATGAGGCTTACGAATTTATCAAGCAGATGGCAACCCGGCCCAAACCGGGCGTCTGGGGTGCCCTGTTAA
- the LOC127813753 gene encoding glycine-rich protein A3-like → MGKDKDKHQDGEKGIFSQLAHGLSGYPPGQHAPSHGGYPPQGYPQAGYPPQGYPQAGYPPQGYPQAGYPPQGYPQAGYPPGAYPPAGPSASHHSGPGLGSMLAGGAAAAAAAYGAHHISHGSHNLPHGGYQHGQGYGGYQHGQGHGHGKFKHGKVKHGKFGKHGKGHGMFGGGKFKKWK, encoded by the exons ATGGGGAAGGATAAAGATAAACACCAAGATGGCGAGAAAGGGATTTTCTCACAATTAGCTCATGGGTTAAGTGGATATCCTCCAGGGCAACACGCTCCATCACATGGTGGATACCCCCCACAAGGCTACCCACAGGCAGGATACCCACCGCAAGGCTACCCACAGGCAGGATACCCACCACAAGGCTATCCACAGGCAGGATACCCACCACAAGGCTACCCACAGGCAGGGTATCCCCCTGGTGCATATCCACCTGCTGGTCCATCTGCTTCACATCATTCAG GTCCAGGCTTGGGCTCAATGCTAGCCGGGGGCGCTGCAGCAGCAGCTGCTGCTTATGGTGCGCACCATATATCACACGGCAGTCACAATCTTCCACATGGTGGTTACCAACATGGTCAGGGTTATGGTGGTTACCAACATGGTCAGGGTCATGGTCATGGGAAATTTAAGCATGGAAAAGTTAAGCACGGGAAATTCGGCAAGCATGGCAAGGGCCATGGTATGTTCGGGGGAGGGAAGTTCAAGAAGTGGAAGTGA
- the LOC127813751 gene encoding pentatricopeptide repeat-containing protein At4g19220, mitochondrial isoform X1 produces MGCWTLEPKISLAIRVNPLISFLEGTASPFHQISPNKTSQFLLHSFPFRSHSNTLQRKRRNAWLFTPGPLLCLFTSAAISTAPQPFDKISLREQSLENRRFREVLDIINKLSSLKPDILSVRMVHSLVLKVGAFAHLPASTSLLIVYARSGDFQSAVALFGEILDKDVIVWNAMMTMYIENGCLGAAVDFFVAMVEEGPGFDSRTLVIAISALSNMNRLEQGQILHGLSVKTGMLSDSFLCNALIDMYAKCGELSSSECLFEAMQFKDLVSWNSMITGCVYNNNPQKSLQYFKRMASCERQADDVSLSCAIAAASTCFGEWITGQVIHGWGIKLGYDESSHISFANSIISLYSQCGYIEAAQTVFRGMIHKDVISWNSMVDGFASNGKIIEAFDLLCEMQLAGRQLDTVTVVTIVPLCAELMLLSEGRSIHGFAVRRYMGSDLSVVNSLMDMYMKCEKIKAAEQLFNTMPDRDLVSWNIVILGYSQNGQSGEAQTLFKELLYRYSHYSLSTLLAILPSCSSPEHFQFGKSIHCWQLKMGFSNYILAINSLIFMYINCGDLKASLSLFSRVSASADTSCWNTTIAGCTQNGYFEKALEYFNLMRRASNVRHDSITLVNVLSACGNLELVNEGKLLHGLSFKTLEGTEIRVQNALITMYGRLGEIESAKLVFYSSCKHNLCSWNCMISAFAQNKESKRALELFCSLEFEPNEITISTMLSACAELGLLRHGKQIHAYVLRFGFQKNTYISAALVDMYSNCGRMDLSQQMFHNLPEKSVAAWNSMISAYGFHNNGQKAIEIFDKMIESGTRPTKSTFVSLLSTCSHLGLLDEGQWYYNYMLDEFGVEPVTEHHVCMVDLLGRSGRLHEAYEFIKQMATRPKPGVWGALLSACNYHGDLEMGRKVAKILFRTEPDNIGYYVTLFNMYVAAGRWSDAAELRRIIEDRQLKKTAGYSLIDIGFG; encoded by the coding sequence ATGGGTTGTTGGACACTTGAGCCCAAGATATCGCTAGCCATTAGGGTAAATCCACTCATCTCTTTCCTCGAGGGAACAGCTTCACCTTTCCATCAAATCAGTCCAAACAAAACTTCTCAGTTTCTTCTCCACTCCTTTCCCTTTCGATCGCATTCCAACACTCTGCAACGCAAACGCCGAAATGCCTGGTTATTCACCCCTGGTCCATTGTTGTGTTTATTTACTTCTGCTGCTATTTCCACTGCCCCCCAGCCGTTCGACAAAATATCGCTTAGAGAGCAAAGCCTTGAAAATAGACGCTTTCGTGAGGTTCTTGATATCATTAATAAGCTTTCCTCCCTGAAACCTGACATTTTGAGTGTTAGAATGGTGCATtcccttgtcctcaaggtgggtGCTTTTGCACACTTGCCCGCTTCCACTTCTCTTCTAATTGTCTACGCAAGATCTGGAGATTTCCAGTCTGCGGTGGCCCTGTTTGGTGAAATTCTTGACAAAGATGTGATAGTTTGGAATGCCATGATGACAATGTACATTGAGAATGGTTGTCTTGGGGCTGCAGTGGACTTCTTTGTGGCGATGGTGGAGGAGGGACCAGGGTTTGATTCTAGAACTCTTGTGATTGCGATTTCAGCGTTGTCCAATATGAACAGATTGGAACAAGGTCAGATTTTGCATGGTTTAAGTGTGAAGACAGGGATGCTTTCTGATTCATTTTTGTGTAATGCTCTCATAGATATGTATGCAAAGTGTGGTGAGCTGAGCTCCTCTGAGTGTTTGTTTGAAGCGATGCAATTTAAAGACCTTGTTTCTTGGAATTCCATGATCACCGGTTGTGTTTATAATAACAATCCTCAGAAGTCTCTACAGTACTTCAAAAGAATGGCTTCTTGTGAAAGACAAGCTGATGATGTGAGTCTCTCATGTGCCATTGCAGCAGCATCTACGTGTTTCGGAGAGTGGATTACTGGCCAAGTCATCCATGGATGGGGGATTAAATTGGGTTATGATGAGAGCTCCCATATTTCTTTTGCCAATTCCATCATTTCACTTTATTCTCAATGCGGATACATTGAGGCCGCACAGACTGTTTTTAGAGGAATGATTCATAAGGATGTgatttcatggaattcaatggtCGATGGGTTTGCCTCAAACGGAAAAATTATTGAAGCATTTGACCTTCTGTGTGAAATGCAATTAGCAGGGCGGCAGCTAGATACTGTGACAGTAGTTACCATAGTTCCTCTGTGTGCAGAATTAATGCTATTGAGCGAAGGAAGATCTATTCACGGGTTTGCAGTTCGAAGGTATATGGGGTCTGACTTGTCAGTAGTGAACAGTCTAATGgatatgtacatgaaatgtgAAAAGATCAAGGCGGCTGAGCAGTTGTTCAACACCATGCCAGATAGGGACTTGGTCTCATGGAATATAGTTATTCTTGGGTATTCTCAAAATGGTCAATCCGGAGAAGCTCAAACTCTATTTAAGGAACTTCTTTACAGGTACTCTCACTACAGCTTGTCAACTCTTCTAGCCATTCTTCCTTCTTGTAGTTCGCCCGAACATTTTCAGTTTGGCAAATCAATCCACTGTTGGCAGTTAAAAATGGGGTTCTCAAATTATATTCTTGCAATCAATTCCCTGATCTTCATGTATATTAATTGTGGAGACTTGAAAGCTTCATTATCACTGTTTTCAAGGGTTTCTGCTTCGGCAGATACTTCTTGTTGGAACACCACAATTGCAGGCTGCACACAGAATGGTTATTTTGAAAAAGCCTTGGAATATTTCAACTTAATGAGGAGGGCATCCAATGTGAGGCATGATTCCATTACCCTAGTTAACGTTTTATCAGCCTGTGGAAATCTTGAATTGGTGAATGAAGGAAAATTACTTCATGGGCTTTCTTTTAAAACTTTGGAAGGAACAGAGATTCGAGTTCAGAATGCACTGATTACCATGTATGGGAGATTGGGGGAGATCGAGAGTGCAAAGTTGGTGTTCTACTCTAGTTGCAAGCACAACTTGTGTTCATGGAATTGCATGATATCTGCATTCGCTCAAAATAAAGAGAGTAAAAGAGCATTAGAATTGTTTTGCTCTCTGGAGTTTGAACCCAATGAAATAACCATTTCCACCATGCTCTCTGCCTGTGCCGAGCTCGGTTTACTACGGCACGGAAAGCAAATACATGCTTATGTGCTGAGGTTTGGATTCCAAAAGAACACTTATATTTCTGCCGCTCTTGTCGACATGTACAGCAATTGTGGGAGGATGGACTTGAGCCAGCAAATGTTTCACAATTTGCCTGAGAAATCTGTTGCAGCTTGGAACTCCATGATATCTGCGTATGGCTTCCATAATAACGGTCAAAAagcaattgaaatattcgacAAAATGATCGAGTCTGGAACTAGACCTACCAAGAGCACTTTCGTTAGCCTTTTATCTACTTGCAGCCATTTGGGGCTTCTTGATGAAGGTCAGTGGTACTATAACTATATGTTAGACGAGTTCGGAGTTGAACCTGTAACTGAGCATCATGTCTGCATGGTTGACTTGCTTGGTAGGTCTGGAAGACTCCATGAGGCTTACGAATTTATCAAGCAGATGGCAACCCGGCCCAAACCGGGCGTCTGGGGTGCCCTGTTAAGTGCTTGCAACTACCATGGAGATCTTGAGATGGGTAGAAAAGTTGCAAAAATTCTCTTCAGAACTGAACCTGATAACATCGGATACTACGTGACCTTATTTAATATGTATGTGGCTGCTGGAAGATGGAGTGATGCTGCAGAATTGAGAAGAATCATTGAAGACCGACAACTAAAGAAGACTGCAGGTTACAGTCTCATTGATATTGGCTTTGGGTGA
- the LOC127813586 gene encoding F-box protein SKIP31, protein MTISDDEDESLAHFLESEVLSEFSDQEEDEPQTKRLRVADDAGEGSSVVPSSIVQFQPPPPPMSNICVNKDCCCGNRDGFHERPKPRSIETGFFSKIPSELFHHILKFLSSEDLVSCSLVCRFLNYASSDESLWRRLYCMRWGLLPPTKKLREVAWKRLYIQRDEEDMIEFVRNCPSEFKEYYIQMQAAKRSQAPLPSQVNDDQIVLDKTVSDQVSIWKSSRGLTDTMVSNHDCSGETCTYYQIGDVFVCEKTGRVHVCDDTCREAVLDPGNELLVCTISGHCFDRLLSPAEMEPDPEQQQGGVSDEAEPFMGSGRFARAYLLGYNCADEKELQAALRFC, encoded by the exons ATGACTATCTCGGACGACGAAGACGAAAGCCTCGCTCACTTCCTCGAATCCGAAGTCCTCTCTGAGTTCTCAGACCAG GAGGAGGATGAACCGCAAACGAAGAGGCTACGTGTGGCGGACGACGCCGGCGAAGGATCTTCTGTCGTGCCGTCGTCGATTGTGCAATTTCAACCACCACCGCCTCCAATGAGTAATATATGTGTGAATAAGGACTGCTGTTGTGGTAATAGAGATGGCTTCCACGAGCGACCGAAGCCGAGAAGCATAGAAACCGGTTTCTTCAGCAAGATCCCTTCGGAGCTCTTCCATCACATCCTCAAATTCCTCTCCTCCGAG GATCTTGTCTCTTGCTCTCTGGTCTGTAGGTTCCTCAATTATGCTTCTTCAGATGAGTCCTTGTGGCGTCGCTT GTACTGTATGAGGTGGGGATTACTGCCCCCTACAAAAAAGTTGCGGGAAGTTGCTTGGAAAAGGCTTTACATTCAG CGTGATGAAGAGGACATGATTGAATTTGTTAGGAATTGCCCCTCTGAGTTCAAAGAGTACTACATCCAAATGCAGGCAGCTAAGAGAAGCCAAGCACCTCTTCCTTCACAG GTGAATGATGATCAAATCGTTCTTGACAAGACTGTTTCTGATCAAGTGTCCATTTGGAAAAGCAGCAGAGGCCTGACTGATACAATGGTCTCTAACCATGATTGCTCTGGAGAAACCTGTACTTATTATCAAATAGGAGATGTTTTTGTTTGTGAGAAGACAGGGCGGGTTCATG TTTGTGATGATACCTGCAGAGAAGCTGTTTTGGATCCAGGAAATGAGCTTTTGGTTTGTACAATATCTGGGCACTGTTTTGATAGATTACTGTCCCCTGCTGAAATGGAGCCAGATCCT GAACAGCAGCAAGGTGGCGTTTCAGATGAAGCAGAGCCATTCATGGGATCCGGTCGATTTG CTCGGGCTTATCTTTTGGGATATAATTGTGCTGATGAGAAGGAGCTACAAGCTGCTTTGAGGTTTTGCTGA